One Thermodesulfobacteriota bacterium DNA segment encodes these proteins:
- a CDS encoding alcohol dehydrogenase catalytic domain-containing protein, which produces MRANVFKDKNKVGLEEKSVPKAGPGEAVVKVTLTTICGTDVHIMRGEYPVRQGQTIGHEPVGVIHELGDGVTGYEVGERVAINAITPCGMCEYCLSANWAQCGGFLGGWKMGNTIDGCQADYVKIPSAMANLARIPDELSDEDVLLTTDIFSTGLSGAESADIQVGDMVAVFGQGPIGLGATAGAKLKGASLIIGVDTIPSRMEMAKKMGADVVIDFKKTDPVNEILDMTKGRGVDVAIEALGTQTTLENCVKATRVGGTISSLGVYPADMQNIGVPNQAFGFGIADKNIVSTLCPGGKERMRRLMDLVKNERVNLRQLITHRFSLDEIEEAYKLFSSQADGVIKVAIQP; this is translated from the coding sequence ATGAGGGCGAACGTATTCAAGGACAAGAACAAGGTCGGTCTCGAGGAAAAGTCCGTACCAAAGGCCGGGCCGGGCGAGGCTGTGGTCAAGGTCACGCTCACGACCATTTGCGGGACGGACGTGCACATAATGAGGGGGGAATACCCCGTGAGGCAGGGACAGACCATAGGGCACGAGCCCGTGGGCGTGATACACGAGCTCGGGGACGGCGTTACGGGGTACGAGGTCGGCGAAAGGGTCGCGATTAACGCGATCACCCCGTGCGGCATGTGCGAATACTGCCTGTCCGCTAACTGGGCTCAGTGCGGCGGGTTCCTGGGCGGCTGGAAGATGGGGAACACAATCGACGGCTGTCAGGCCGATTACGTGAAGATCCCGAGCGCGATGGCTAACCTCGCGAGGATACCCGACGAGCTTTCGGACGAGGACGTTCTCCTGACGACGGACATATTCTCGACCGGGCTTTCGGGAGCGGAGAGCGCCGACATACAGGTGGGCGACATGGTGGCGGTATTCGGGCAGGGGCCTATCGGGCTGGGCGCGACCGCGGGGGCGAAGCTCAAGGGAGCGTCTCTAATCATTGGCGTAGACACGATACCCTCGCGCATGGAGATGGCGAAGAAGATGGGGGCCGATGTCGTGATAGATTTCAAAAAGACCGACCCGGTGAATGAGATACTCGACATGACGAAAGGGCGGGGGGTCGACGTCGCGATAGAGGCGCTCGGCACACAGACGACGCTTGAGAACTGCGTCAAGGCTACGCGCGTGGGCGGGACGATTTCGAGCTTAGGTGTATACCCTGCGGACATGCAGAATATCGGCGTCCCGAACCAGGCATTCGGGTTCGGCATAGCGGACAAGAACATTGTGTCCACTCTCTGCCCGGGAGGTAAGGAGAGGATGCGCCGGCTCATGGACTTAGTAAAGAACGAGCGCGTCAACCTCCGCCAGCTCATCACGCACAGGTTTTCGCTGGATGAGATCGAGGAGGCCTACAAGCTCTTCTCGTCCCAGGCCGACGGCGTGATAAAGGTGGCTATACAGCCGTAG
- a CDS encoding RHS repeat-associated core domain-containing protein, producing the protein MKNFAVKIKVFFGPAVLILSLFIILFWFTASPTESVDESSKELRFTVVKGRVLDAVAASEGSEIPIVGAEIHVFGAKGSTITDSNGYFELRRVPLERGMVINIDSSGADPAPDGSIYAGFRMFFSLQKLPVNNFERPFYLTRLDPESITTVNPLDTTIVESPSMGVTLTIKPGTAYTDDGELYTGIIGLGLVPADFPPYIPPDDPGKFLMVTIQPPGINFSEPAQITYPNVSGISPGSVVSILQPSLATGNFDEVGIGIVSDDGAFVETLEGGIMRSGSCSGFRPPNAVGGTPVQDPPPCPNCCPLPIGSCTSLASGNLSEEHNLVSYKSLNQERSLKFVYNSTTADPSPIVKEITDFSNASQLAPPVSISFNLKVNGVDKGTIYTDVDGLTGERKIVQALQFDGGNLTTGIYPIDATITTYPSPDITVQPKSIIKTGDLVINNLENSEFGSGWSIEGVSRLFPEGDGDVAITEGNGDWKYFKLRATTLNPPIAPGSQGIALNFDGIDDYNTFPANSGNLLKSLPLTIEAWVRPNQRYDSPAEHSNVFGNIAVSSSLGVVLERGHGIGANVYNRNSNIVITRRHGNSDTGPNNYLARDIITSPTLEPGFWYHIAVVYTSGNEKVYLNGELIRDTSYPQGNVTVGNNVFNMGRISHCCIVDPSSPQYYKGAIDEVRVWNVARTQQEIQSGMLTQLSGSESGLVYYSKIDEGQGQTIADATGGGNTGRLGTLTTVQSIDPAWITYDPYNRDTQGDYVVPVTEHSLLFKNPDGSYTRELKDGTEVHFNAQGLQTSVVDRNGNATNYEYDGQGKLISITDPVGLVTTLAYSGDKIASVTDPAGRTTTFEMDGSGNLTKITDPDGTFRLFSYDSNHRLTSQTSKRGFVTTYQYNFAGRNIGATRPDGSTVSMSPQWMVGLIDPATGLGTQGNPAPPVLPAEIMATSTDGNGKTTTTIFNNFGYILDTTDPLGRRTIFTRGGANNVIKITDPKGNITDMNYDPRHNLRWSINQAIGARTDFTYTNDGFNQIQTIKDPRNNTTTFNYNSSGDLTSIVDALGHQTTMTYNALGLQTSVTDALNNTVSFDYDPATMNLVGTTDQLLHDTIFTLDAAGNITSMTDAEGRTTTYSYDAMNRLTQVVDPDLAVTVYGYDDAGNLESVTDARSKTTTFSYDQRDRLSGRTDPLGHSESFTYDGNGNTVSTTNRNGQTITYEYDGANELIKKTHPGGNLTTYTYDNNGNMLTANDPDSKLTMTYDGADRMLTVSTAGSSNQPSKTITNTYDLNGNRTSAALSTPAAGNFTFVYDALNRLTSMTEPGTKTFTFSYDSIGRRTQLVYGNGAITDYTYDAKNQLTNLMNTFNANVISSFSYGYDDVGNRTVMNTVRSGITVNSPLDYIYDDLYRLVDATNPINSTPETFVYDAVGNRLRKTGQFTDSIFDNANALIEDADYTYTYDNNGNMIEKVNKSTLEVAQYTYDAENRLTQVTKPGMTASYRYDALGRRIEKNVNGTVTRFIYDGINLLEEFNGSNTYQARNIHGPGVDEMLLQGRTIRHYYHTDGLGSTTELVSSGGNIQNSYVYDSFGNIVSQAGVEINPFTYTGREYDAESGLYYYRARYYDPTIGRFLSEDPIGFAGGINKYVYVGNNPITLTDPYGLNPAIACALNPACSTFVFEVCKAVVVGAAIAIGIIATSDICDDDDSDGDPDCGNDDGCDEEWERAFAICEKEVAKRRNRGITGGYTNIFDCARGLVSERCGGNAVVY; encoded by the coding sequence ATGAAAAATTTCGCTGTTAAAATAAAAGTATTTTTTGGACCTGCCGTTTTAATTCTCTCGTTATTTATCATTCTTTTCTGGTTTACTGCGTCCCCGACTGAATCAGTCGACGAAAGTTCTAAAGAGCTTCGGTTTACAGTTGTTAAGGGAAGAGTGCTCGACGCCGTAGCAGCGTCCGAAGGCTCGGAAATACCTATCGTCGGAGCAGAGATTCACGTCTTCGGAGCAAAAGGGTCTACGATCACCGATTCTAACGGATACTTCGAGCTGAGGAGAGTACCTCTGGAGAGGGGTATGGTAATCAATATTGATTCGTCGGGAGCGGACCCCGCACCTGACGGATCGATTTATGCTGGATTCAGAATGTTTTTCTCGCTGCAGAAACTACCTGTCAATAATTTTGAAAGGCCGTTTTATCTTACCAGGCTAGATCCCGAAAGTATCACCACAGTTAATCCGCTCGATACGACAATTGTCGAAAGCCCGAGCATGGGAGTCACGTTAACAATAAAGCCAGGTACTGCCTATACTGACGACGGTGAGCTTTATACCGGTATTATTGGACTAGGACTTGTCCCGGCGGATTTCCCTCCATATATACCCCCCGATGACCCCGGAAAGTTTCTTATGGTAACGATTCAGCCTCCCGGTATAAACTTCTCTGAACCGGCACAAATAACGTATCCGAATGTAAGTGGTATCTCACCCGGAAGCGTAGTTAGCATACTTCAGCCAAGTCTGGCCACGGGGAACTTCGACGAAGTCGGAATCGGTATTGTAAGCGATGATGGTGCATTTGTAGAGACATTGGAGGGCGGGATAATGAGGTCAGGGAGTTGCTCCGGTTTTCGCCCGCCAAATGCCGTGGGTGGAACTCCGGTCCAAGATCCGCCGCCTTGTCCCAATTGCTGCCCTTTGCCAATTGGTTCCTGCACATCATTAGCTTCTGGTAACCTGAGCGAAGAGCACAACTTAGTCAGTTACAAATCGTTAAATCAAGAACGGTCATTGAAATTTGTGTACAACAGCACTACTGCGGATCCAAGTCCGATCGTCAAGGAGATTACAGATTTTTCGAATGCATCACAACTAGCTCCTCCGGTTTCAATATCGTTTAATCTTAAAGTGAACGGAGTTGACAAAGGAACGATTTATACGGATGTCGACGGTTTAACTGGAGAAAGAAAGATAGTGCAAGCCCTTCAATTTGATGGCGGTAATCTGACTACAGGTATATACCCCATTGACGCAACAATAACAACGTACCCTTCTCCTGATATAACTGTTCAACCGAAGTCGATAATCAAGACAGGGGATCTCGTAATTAACAATCTGGAAAACAGCGAGTTCGGCTCGGGGTGGAGTATCGAAGGCGTCTCAAGATTGTTTCCGGAGGGCGACGGAGATGTCGCAATAACGGAAGGCAACGGAGATTGGAAATATTTTAAGCTTAGAGCAACTACTCTGAATCCGCCAATTGCACCGGGCTCTCAAGGGATTGCACTGAATTTCGACGGAATAGATGATTATAATACTTTTCCTGCGAATTCAGGGAATCTGTTGAAATCGCTGCCACTCACAATTGAGGCATGGGTCAGGCCGAATCAAAGATATGATAGCCCTGCTGAGCACAGCAACGTATTCGGGAACATCGCTGTAAGTTCAAGTTTAGGAGTTGTCCTTGAGAGAGGTCATGGTATTGGAGCGAATGTTTACAACCGCAATTCCAATATCGTGATTACAAGACGACATGGAAATTCCGATACTGGTCCAAATAATTATCTGGCAAGAGATATAATTACCAGCCCTACATTAGAACCTGGATTCTGGTATCACATAGCAGTCGTTTATACCAGTGGAAACGAAAAGGTTTATTTAAATGGGGAATTGATTAGAGACACTTCATACCCGCAAGGAAATGTGACGGTTGGTAATAATGTTTTTAACATGGGAAGAATAAGTCATTGTTGTATTGTAGATCCGTCTAGCCCTCAATATTATAAAGGAGCCATCGATGAAGTCAGAGTATGGAACGTAGCGCGCACACAACAGGAAATACAGAGCGGCATGTTGACTCAATTGTCCGGGAGTGAATCGGGTCTCGTATACTATTCAAAAATTGACGAAGGACAGGGTCAAACTATAGCCGATGCAACAGGCGGAGGCAATACAGGTAGATTGGGAACTCTTACTACAGTACAATCGATTGACCCGGCTTGGATAACCTATGATCCCTACAATAGGGATACTCAGGGTGATTATGTAGTGCCGGTCACCGAACATTCGTTATTATTTAAAAATCCGGACGGCAGTTATACGAGGGAACTAAAGGACGGAACCGAAGTTCACTTCAATGCACAGGGGCTTCAAACTTCGGTCGTCGACAGGAACGGGAACGCGACGAATTACGAATACGACGGGCAGGGGAAGTTGATAAGCATCACTGACCCCGTAGGGTTGGTAACAACCTTAGCTTATTCCGGGGACAAAATTGCGAGTGTCACTGATCCTGCGGGCAGGACGACCACGTTCGAGATGGACGGGTCTGGTAATCTCACAAAGATCACGGACCCTGACGGGACTTTCAGACTGTTTTCTTATGATTCGAACCATCGTTTGACATCTCAAACTTCTAAGAGGGGATTCGTTACAACCTATCAGTATAATTTTGCGGGTAGAAATATAGGAGCGACGAGGCCTGACGGCTCTACGGTATCAATGTCACCTCAATGGATGGTAGGGCTCATCGATCCTGCAACGGGCCTCGGGACACAGGGCAATCCGGCGCCACCGGTATTACCTGCTGAAATTATGGCAACTTCCACAGACGGCAACGGGAAAACAACCACGACCATATTCAATAATTTTGGTTATATATTGGACACGACAGATCCATTAGGTAGGAGGACTATTTTTACCAGAGGCGGTGCCAACAACGTTATAAAAATAACCGACCCGAAAGGGAATATTACCGATATGAATTATGATCCTCGGCACAATCTTCGCTGGAGCATCAATCAGGCTATAGGGGCCAGGACCGATTTTACTTATACGAATGATGGGTTTAATCAAATTCAGACGATCAAGGACCCGAGGAATAACACGACTACTTTCAACTATAATTCCAGCGGTGATCTCACTTCGATAGTGGATGCATTGGGGCATCAGACCACCATGACGTATAATGCCCTGGGGCTTCAGACATCCGTCACGGACGCACTTAACAATACTGTTTCTTTTGACTATGATCCTGCGACAATGAATCTCGTGGGCACTACGGATCAGCTCCTCCACGATACCATCTTTACACTCGATGCAGCGGGGAATATCACGTCAATGACGGATGCCGAGGGGAGGACTACTACATATTCTTATGATGCAATGAACAGATTGACACAGGTCGTCGATCCCGATTTGGCAGTGACGGTTTATGGTTATGACGACGCCGGTAATCTGGAAAGTGTTACAGACGCGAGATCGAAGACTACTACTTTCTCCTATGATCAGCGTGACAGGCTCAGCGGAAGGACGGACCCGCTCGGGCATTCGGAATCGTTCACGTACGACGGAAACGGGAATACTGTATCGACAACGAACAGAAACGGTCAGACAATCACATATGAATACGACGGGGCAAACGAGCTTATAAAGAAGACTCACCCTGGAGGTAATCTAACAACTTATACATACGACAACAACGGTAACATGCTTACTGCAAATGATCCGGACAGCAAGCTTACGATGACATATGACGGAGCCGACAGGATGTTAACGGTTTCAACGGCAGGTTCATCGAACCAGCCGAGTAAAACAATAACGAATACATATGACTTGAATGGTAATCGTACTAGCGCGGCACTTTCTACTCCCGCTGCGGGTAATTTTACATTTGTGTATGATGCTCTCAACAGGCTTACTTCGATGACTGAGCCGGGTACGAAGACATTTACTTTTAGTTATGACTCAATTGGGCGGAGAACGCAATTAGTATACGGAAACGGAGCAATAACGGACTACACTTATGATGCAAAGAACCAGCTTACGAATTTGATGAATACGTTCAATGCGAACGTGATATCAAGCTTTTCATATGGGTATGACGATGTCGGGAACCGGACGGTTATGAACACGGTAAGAAGTGGTATAACCGTCAATAGCCCTTTGGATTACATTTATGATGACCTTTACCGTTTAGTCGATGCGACAAATCCGATTAATTCAACTCCTGAAACATTTGTATACGATGCTGTAGGTAACAGGCTGCGTAAAACAGGGCAGTTCACCGATTCCATCTTCGACAACGCCAACGCACTTATTGAGGATGCGGATTATACTTATACGTATGACAATAACGGCAATATGATCGAGAAGGTAAATAAATCCACATTAGAGGTTGCACAATACACATATGATGCTGAGAACAGGCTCACTCAGGTAACAAAGCCAGGTATGACTGCGAGTTACAGGTATGATGCCTTAGGTAGGAGAATAGAGAAGAATGTTAACGGAACTGTTACGAGATTTATTTATGATGGAATAAATCTTCTTGAAGAATTTAACGGGAGCAACACTTACCAGGCACGAAATATACATGGACCCGGTGTGGATGAGATGCTGTTACAGGGAAGGACGATTCGTCATTATTACCATACCGATGGTTTGGGAAGTACGACGGAGCTTGTAAGTTCGGGAGGGAATATACAAAATTCGTATGTATACGACTCCTTTGGAAATATTGTTTCTCAAGCTGGCGTTGAGATAAATCCATTCACCTACACCGGCCGGGAATACGATGCGGAGAGCGGGCTGTATTACTACCGCGCGAGATATTACGATCCGACGATTGGGAGGTTTTTGAGTGAGGACCCGATTGGGTTTGCTGGTGGCATCAATAAGTATGTATATGTTGGGAATAACCCAATAACTCTCACAGATCCTTATGGTTTGAATCCAGCTATAGCTTGTGCGCTAAATCCAGCATGTTCAACCTTTGTTTTTGAAGTATGCAAAGCCGTTGTTGTCGGAGCAGCTATTGCAATTGGTATTATAGCTACTTCAGATATTTGTGACGATGACGATAGCGATGGTGATCCAGATTGTGGAAATGATGACGGATGTGACGAAGAGTGGGAAAGAGCTTTTGCTATATGTGAAAAAGAGGTCGCCAAACGTAGAAATCGAGGAATAACTGGCGGCTATACAAATATCTTTGATTGTGCAAGGGGATTAGTTAGCGAAAGATGTGGAGGTAATGCCGTAGTATACTAG
- a CDS encoding tetratricopeptide repeat protein, with amino-acid sequence MVDFEKELRKALEYSEKKSYPEAIRILTIIIQEYPNNIEGYRERSYVYALMKDWDKALLDISTVINLDSKNASGYFTRGRWFLSTDNASDAATDFSKVLMIERESGSSYFSETAYFFRSLAYLDMELYEKALEDLSKVRDNFTVHFKGCLRSKREIEDNAKSKIR; translated from the coding sequence ATGGTCGACTTTGAGAAAGAACTGAGAAAGGCCCTCGAATATTCGGAAAAGAAGAGCTATCCCGAGGCTATCAGGATATTGACAATAATTATACAAGAGTATCCCAATAATATTGAAGGGTATCGTGAAAGGTCTTATGTATATGCTCTAATGAAAGACTGGGATAAAGCATTATTAGATATTAGCACTGTGATTAATTTAGATTCCAAAAACGCTTCTGGTTACTTTACCAGAGGGCGATGGTTTCTTAGTACTGACAACGCAAGCGACGCCGCCACTGATTTTTCTAAAGTATTAATGATTGAGCGTGAGAGTGGAAGTAGCTATTTCTCCGAAACAGCGTATTTCTTTCGTTCTTTAGCTTACTTAGATATGGAGCTGTATGAAAAGGCTCTAGAGGACCTTAGTAAAGTTCGGGACAATTTCACAGTGCATTTTAAAGGTTGCTTAAGGTCGAAAAGAGAAATAGAAGATAATGCTAAGAGCAAGATACGTTAA
- a CDS encoding DUF2379 family protein, which translates to MTKEKTIVTRDNFVVLVREMHKLCKNGSRSLGNVLIKAWEYEEIKDYNKAIEVCEDFLSSCKSKFYCDIARGYIRKYSEKL; encoded by the coding sequence ATGACAAAAGAAAAGACTATCGTCACTAGAGATAATTTTGTAGTATTGGTTCGCGAAATGCACAAGCTGTGCAAAAACGGTTCGAGGAGTTTAGGGAATGTGTTGATTAAGGCTTGGGAATACGAGGAAATCAAGGATTACAATAAGGCAATTGAGGTATGTGAAGATTTTTTGTCCTCATGCAAATCAAAATTTTATTGTGATATAGCCAGGGGTTACATAAGGAAATATTCTGAAAAATTATAG
- a CDS encoding AAA family ATPase, whose translation MVSEQFLREIKLKRDKIDSYEKYPFSLKIIQKLKGLKLHKSVTFIAGENGSGKSTLLEAIAIASGYNPEGGTRNFNFATRASHSILHDYVQLVRGTKKPRDGFFLRAETFYNVVSEIEHIDGAPTGPLMRRYGEKSLHEQSHGESIISLFMNRFGGNSLYILDEPETALSPRRQMALVARIHQLVKMNSQFIIATHSPIIMSYPDAYIYTLIDGNLKKIRFEETEHYQDMKDFMNRYKEMLEILMSEE comes from the coding sequence GTGGTTTCAGAGCAATTTTTAAGAGAAATAAAGCTTAAGCGGGACAAGATAGATTCTTACGAGAAGTATCCCTTCAGCCTTAAAATTATACAAAAACTAAAAGGTCTGAAGCTCCATAAATCTGTAACTTTCATCGCCGGCGAAAACGGCTCGGGAAAATCTACTCTATTAGAAGCCATAGCAATAGCCTCCGGCTATAATCCCGAGGGCGGGACTAGAAATTTCAATTTTGCAACCAGGGCTTCTCATTCGATCCTTCATGACTATGTCCAATTAGTTCGTGGAACGAAAAAGCCGAGGGATGGGTTTTTTCTGCGAGCTGAGACTTTCTATAATGTAGTTAGTGAAATTGAGCACATAGACGGAGCACCCACAGGGCCTTTGATGAGACGTTATGGGGAAAAATCATTGCATGAACAATCTCACGGAGAGTCCATAATTTCGTTATTTATGAACCGCTTTGGAGGAAATAGTTTATATATTCTGGACGAACCTGAAACTGCTCTGTCTCCAAGGAGGCAAATGGCATTGGTGGCAAGAATACATCAGCTGGTAAAGATGAATTCGCAGTTCATCATAGCCACGCATTCCCCAATCATCATGTCATATCCTGATGCTTACATATATACATTGATCGATGGAAATTTAAAAAAGATTAGATTTGAGGAAACGGAACATTATCAGGATATGAAAGATTTTATGAACAGGTATAAAGAAATGCTTGAAATACTCATGTCGGAGGAATGA
- a CDS encoding DUF475 domain-containing protein has translation MFEAIIVIIGLSLFEIISSIDNAVVNAHVLATMTDRFRRFFLIWGMLIAVFLLRGVLPFLIVWIANPNLSFIELFEFTFSGDSKQIESSLAESKAYLLVGGGMYLVLVFLAWLFLEEKKYTFLVEHFIRRHSVWFYAITSIFFTAIVYISLQFDPFLAFAASIGTTAFFITDGFKKNAEEKEKELLDPNMSGWSKVFYLEVLDASFSIDGVIGAFAFTMSVPLILIGNGIGAFVVREVTVRGINWISKYAYLKNGAMYSIGMLGAIMILESFGEEIPFWIAPLNTVLLLAIFLFLSWREIKLAEKLEAEGKGEGAV, from the coding sequence ATGTTTGAAGCAATCATTGTCATAATCGGTCTCTCGCTCTTCGAGATAATATCGAGCATAGACAACGCCGTCGTGAACGCGCACGTGCTCGCCACGATGACTGACCGGTTCAGACGGTTCTTCCTCATATGGGGCATGCTCATAGCCGTGTTCCTGCTCAGGGGAGTGCTCCCGTTCCTCATAGTGTGGATCGCCAACCCCAACTTATCGTTCATCGAGCTTTTCGAATTCACTTTCTCGGGGGACAGCAAGCAGATAGAGAGCTCTCTCGCGGAGTCGAAAGCCTATCTCCTCGTGGGCGGCGGGATGTACCTCGTCCTCGTATTCCTCGCTTGGCTGTTTCTGGAGGAGAAGAAGTACACGTTCCTCGTAGAGCACTTCATACGCAGGCACTCGGTCTGGTTCTACGCCATAACTTCCATATTCTTCACGGCAATCGTATATATATCCCTCCAGTTCGACCCGTTCCTGGCGTTCGCCGCTTCGATCGGCACCACTGCCTTCTTCATAACCGACGGGTTCAAAAAGAACGCGGAGGAGAAAGAAAAGGAGCTCCTCGACCCCAACATGAGCGGGTGGAGCAAGGTCTTTTATCTGGAAGTGCTCGACGCCTCGTTCTCCATAGACGGCGTGATCGGGGCGTTCGCTTTCACGATGTCTGTGCCGCTCATATTGATCGGAAACGGCATAGGCGCGTTCGTCGTGAGGGAGGTTACAGTCCGCGGCATAAACTGGATATCGAAATACGCATACCTCAAGAACGGGGCGATGTACTCTATCGGCATGCTTGGCGCGATAATGATACTCGAGAGCTTCGGCGAGGAGATACCGTTCTGGATCGCGCCGCTTAACACGGTCCTTCTGCTCGCTATATTCCTCTTCCTCTCATGGCGCGAGATCAAGCTCGCAGAGAAGCTCGAAGCCGAGGGGAAGGGAGAGGGTGCAGTTTAA
- a CDS encoding sigma-54 dependent transcriptional regulator, with protein MTEVKSEASHLSVLVVDDEVNIRKTLTLCLESRGHAVTAVSNPADAVSEAGRRVFDLAFVDLRLGTESGLDLIPQLLASCPWIKIVVVTAYASIDTAVEAMKRGAADYIPKPFTPEQVDIVTERAAAVRGMEQRIEALEEDINKLRPEISLESRHPAMQRALELARRAAPSDAAILIKGPSGTGKTVLSRAIHGWSRRADKPFAVISCPSLSPELLESELFGHVRGAFTGAVSDNPGRIAASEGGTLFLDEIGDLPLQLQPKLLRFLNDREYERVGDQKTRRADVRIISATNTDLEKAVKVGKFREDLFYRLNVIEITLPSLSERPDDLEGLAANMISFFGAQNHKRLRGFTPAAMTAIRNYSWPGNIRELRNVIERAAIICQGEVVGVENLPDSISPRKAPPGLGDPVPLSVIEESHIRRVVAETKTLQEASEILGIDQATLWRKRKQYGI; from the coding sequence ATGACGGAAGTTAAAAGCGAGGCGTCTCATCTAAGCGTTCTCGTCGTCGACGACGAGGTGAATATAAGGAAGACCCTCACACTCTGCCTCGAATCGCGGGGCCATGCCGTAACGGCGGTAAGCAACCCAGCCGACGCGGTGTCCGAAGCGGGGAGACGCGTATTCGACCTCGCTTTCGTCGACCTCAGGCTCGGGACTGAAAGCGGCCTCGACCTCATCCCTCAGCTCCTCGCCTCGTGTCCCTGGATCAAGATCGTGGTCGTCACGGCTTACGCTTCCATAGACACCGCGGTCGAAGCGATGAAGCGGGGCGCAGCCGATTACATACCCAAGCCGTTTACTCCCGAGCAGGTCGATATCGTGACGGAGCGCGCCGCGGCCGTGAGGGGCATGGAGCAGCGCATAGAGGCGCTCGAGGAGGACATCAACAAGCTCCGCCCGGAGATATCGTTGGAATCGAGGCACCCCGCCATGCAGCGCGCACTCGAGCTTGCACGGAGGGCGGCGCCGAGCGACGCCGCGATTCTCATCAAAGGGCCGAGCGGTACGGGCAAGACGGTCCTCTCGCGCGCAATACACGGCTGGAGCAGGAGGGCGGACAAGCCGTTCGCCGTGATATCCTGCCCCTCGCTCAGCCCCGAGCTCCTGGAGAGCGAGCTCTTCGGTCACGTAAGGGGGGCGTTCACCGGGGCCGTATCGGATAACCCCGGGAGGATCGCTGCCTCAGAAGGCGGGACGCTCTTTCTAGACGAGATAGGAGACCTGCCGCTCCAGCTTCAGCCGAAGCTTCTCCGCTTCCTTAACGACAGGGAGTACGAGCGGGTGGGAGACCAGAAGACGCGGAGAGCGGACGTCAGAATAATATCCGCCACGAACACGGACCTCGAAAAAGCCGTAAAGGTGGGGAAGTTCCGCGAAGACCTCTTTTACAGGCTGAACGTAATTGAGATTACTCTCCCCTCGCTCTCCGAGCGCCCGGACGACCTTGAAGGGCTTGCCGCGAACATGATCTCATTCTTCGGCGCCCAGAACCACAAGAGACTCCGGGGGTTCACGCCGGCGGCGATGACGGCTATCAGGAATTATTCCTGGCCCGGCAACATAAGGGAGCTCAGGAACGTGATAGAGAGGGCTGCGATTATATGTCAGGGGGAGGTCGTGGGAGTGGAGAATCTGCCCGATTCCATCTCCCCGCGCAAGGCCCCTCCCGGACTCGGAGACCCCGTCCCCTTGAGCGTGATAGAGGAGAGCCACATACGCCGCGTAGTCGCCGAAACGAAGACCCTTCAGGAGGCCTCTGAGATTCTCGGGATCGACCAGGCGACCTTATGGCGGAAGCGCAAGCAGTACGGCATCTGA